The genomic region GACGACAGCTCAACTTTGTGTGTGGTTGAGAGTGTGGGATTGGCTCTTGTTACATAAGCGTTGGCTTCCTTTGCCAAGCGTTCGACCGCTTGTTCAAAGATCGAACACTTATCAGCGAAGCGTCTTTGGCTCTCGATGTAAGCGTCAGCAAATAGTTTCAGGAATTGGGGATTTGGAAGAAGCGCATCCAGATCAAATCGAGCTACTTCAGTCTGGAACGCTGCAAAGTCCTCTCCTTGAATATGATGTTCAAAGATCGCCCGCTGTTCAGCCTCATCAAATTCGAACAGCCTAACTACCAGTGGTGTGCTCCCCAGAAATTCTTCAAATGCATTTGTAGCGGCGTTGTCCCACTCGCTGGATCGGCTCGAAATGATGAGGCACGTTGGTTTCGCATTCCTTGCCTTAGCGAGAAGCTTGTAAATACCTGATTGGTCGACTTTGGCCAATTCGTCAAAGGCATCTATTACGAGCGGTCTGTTTTGCAGGTCAGCGTCTGCGTATCCAAACACGCTTGCTGATACGCGAGACGTGCCCAGCTGCTGGGCAAGGCTTCCCATGAGCTCAGTTTTTCCGCCACCGGGTTCGGCCAAGACAACGAGGTATTTCGAAGCCGCTAGAAGCTCTTCTTCGGTGTATGTCCTGTCACTGCTCAGGAGCTTGCGTGGAAGGTAGAAATTCGAATTCATAGGAACATGGATAAAGCCTATTGCGCCGCACCAGATATGCTGGTGGCCAAGTTTTATGATTCGAACCACCCCGGCTGGCGCTTCCTGCTTATGATAGTACGGCAGTTTCGCCCAGCTTGGGCACAATATCAGCAGTTCGGCGCCATTGAACTAGCCAATCAATTACAAGGCCATTCTCGTAGTCGAGACTGACTAATCTTACGTCCGCTTCTGGCCGAAAGCGGACGTAAGCTAGAAGGTATCCTATAGTCGATTAGCAGTTAAAAGCCTTCGATTTTTCTGAAAATCGCCAGATTTACGAGAAGCGCTTAAGTTTCTGATAAATATGAAAAAAGCCCTTTCGGGCTTTTCTCATTTAGACGTCTATTCGGCTTAATTGTGAGATTTTTTCGGTCTTTCTCTGAGATCCCACAAATTTTCTTAAACGTCCAGATTTGCTACCGCAAGGGCGTTTTGCTCAATGAATTCTCGGCGTGGTTCAACGACATCACCCATTAACGTAGTGAACAACTGATCGGCGGCAACCGCGTCTTCGATGGTGACTTTCAGCATGCGCCGGACGTTGGGGTCCATGGTGGTTTCCCAGAGTTGTTCCGGGTTCATTTCGCCGAGGCC from Permianibacter aggregans harbors:
- a CDS encoding NACHT domain-containing protein codes for the protein MNSNFYLPRKLLSSDRTYTEEELLAASKYLVVLAEPGGGKTELMGSLAQQLGTSRVSASVFGYADADLQNRPLVIDAFDELAKVDQSGIYKLLAKARNAKPTCLIISSRSSEWDNAATNAFEEFLGSTPLVVRLFEFDEAEQRAIFEHHIQGEDFAAFQTEVARFDLDALLPNPQFLKLFADAYIESQRRFADKCSIFEQAVERLAKEANAYVTRANPTLSTTHKVELSSEVFAKLLLSGADGVSTSEVTEDRMYPLLASLFCSNIAADGILATRLFKPGDRTAIHHPVHKIVAEYCAASYLSRRIADPEDPLTLPKCLPIIAPNSIVRDELRGLLGWLATLGVDLHLKLTQDLHAKLTHPDGSIMA